One window from the genome of Desulfovibrio sp. X2 encodes:
- a CDS encoding YbhB/YbcL family Raf kinase inhibitor-like protein has translation MSLTITSPAFASGSPIPARFSCDGEDVSPALAWKGAPTGTVSLALLVDDPDAPVGDWVHWIVFNLPADSTGLPENAGPAGEPGRDGKNSWGRQGWGGPCPPGGRHRYFFKLFALDAVLDLPQGATKKQLLSAMQGHILARAELMGTYAR, from the coding sequence ATGTCCCTGACCATCACCTCCCCGGCCTTCGCGTCCGGCTCGCCCATCCCCGCCCGCTTCTCGTGCGACGGCGAGGACGTCTCGCCCGCACTCGCCTGGAAGGGCGCGCCGACGGGGACCGTCTCCCTGGCCCTGCTCGTGGACGACCCGGACGCGCCCGTGGGCGACTGGGTGCACTGGATCGTCTTCAACCTGCCCGCGGACAGCACCGGCCTGCCGGAGAACGCGGGCCCGGCCGGGGAGCCCGGCCGCGACGGGAAGAACTCCTGGGGCCGACAGGGCTGGGGCGGGCCCTGCCCGCCCGGCGGCAGGCACCGCTACTTCTTCAAGCTCTTCGCCCTGGACGCGGTCCTGGACCTGCCGCAGGGCGCCACCAAGAAGCAACTGCTTTCGGCCATGCAAGGGCATATCCTGGCCCGGGCCGAACTCATGGGGACATACGCCAGATGA
- a CDS encoding STAS domain-containing protein — MSINLHVTEHDNCIVARPETKDLRFDVSNEFKQALVELIEARPDHLVIDISDIEFVDSTALSAFIAAKSRLAAKGKTLVLFGQSKAVTGVLRLTSLDKFLNLMPDLDAALASLAAPA; from the coding sequence ATGAGCATCAACCTGCACGTCACCGAGCACGACAACTGCATCGTGGCCCGGCCCGAGACCAAGGACCTGCGCTTCGACGTCAGCAACGAGTTCAAGCAGGCCCTGGTGGAGCTCATAGAGGCCAGGCCGGACCACCTGGTCATCGACATCTCGGACATCGAGTTCGTGGACTCCACGGCGCTCTCGGCCTTCATCGCCGCCAAGTCGCGGCTCGCGGCCAAGGGCAAGACGCTCGTCCTCTTCGGCCAGTCCAAGGCCGTGACCGGCGTGCTGCGCCTGACCTCCCTCGACAAGTTCCTGAACCTCATGCCCGACCTCGACGCGGCCCTGGCCTCCCTGGCCGCGCCCGCCTGA
- a CDS encoding DUF2087 domain-containing protein translates to MPRTPLPYFVGDISALARSLKGQLAARETTPSHLELLNMLARSAGCRNFQHFRAQTAPAVPGAPADAGPEAAAPAVDPARLRRLLRFFDAEGRLVRWPGKHGQRAACLWVLWAALPARRVLTEPEIDGCLKSGHLFGDHVLLRRWLCDLGLVERTPDCREYRRIERRPPQEALALIGSVRSRSAPAA, encoded by the coding sequence ATGCCCAGAACACCGCTGCCGTACTTCGTGGGCGACATCTCCGCCCTGGCCCGCTCGCTCAAGGGGCAGCTCGCCGCGCGCGAGACGACCCCGAGCCACCTCGAGCTGTTGAACATGCTCGCGCGCTCCGCGGGCTGCCGCAACTTCCAGCACTTCCGCGCCCAGACCGCGCCCGCCGTGCCGGGTGCACCGGCCGACGCCGGGCCCGAAGCCGCCGCCCCCGCCGTGGACCCGGCGCGCCTGCGCCGCCTGCTGCGCTTCTTCGACGCCGAAGGGCGCCTGGTGCGCTGGCCGGGCAAGCACGGCCAGCGGGCGGCCTGCCTGTGGGTCCTGTGGGCCGCGCTGCCCGCGCGCCGCGTGCTCACGGAGCCGGAGATCGACGGCTGCCTCAAGTCCGGCCACCTCTTCGGCGACCACGTGCTGCTCAGGCGCTGGCTGTGCGACCTGGGGCTCGTCGAGCGCACGCCCGACTGCCGCGAGTACCGCCGCATAGAGCGCCGCCCCCCGCAGGAGGCCCTGGCCCTCATCGGCTCCGTGCGCAGCCGCAGCGCCCCGGCCGCCTGA
- a CDS encoding methyl-accepting chemotaxis protein: MQWLNDRNIGTKLLGSYILLLLLMGGVGFIGVSDMGEINGLLTGVVNDDLHPIMAIDSANIDLLHFARNAYRMAVSDDAADMAAFRKKADDSVADLHKTLDEYAAGNLSGKERELLAKFKPAFAGYQDAVHKAMDLFQAGDKPGGIQLLVGDGARLSAESNDLLGQLSEENRLQAADTAASAEKTYRQSRLVMVSIIGAAAALGLLIGLVLSRLISRGVRQCADFALSLSRGDLSGTLALEQKDEIGVMADSMRAVAAAEADVAQKLGILSEGDLRIAVKERSDKDALMRSIAEMIDRLTNIVNDVQNGAENVAAGSEEMSSSSESLSQGASEQASAVEECSSSMEEMASSINQNAENARQTEAIATKASQDARESGEAVTRTVAAMKEIAGRISIIEEIARQTDLLALNAAVEAARAGEHGKGFAVVAAEVRKLAERSQGAAAEINKLSAESTAVAERAGSLLEKLVPDIQRTADLVQEISATSQEQNVGAEQVNQALQQLDQVIQQNASASEELASTAEELSSQAEELQSSISFFTTDSASAAAPAPRAALARRHRKAPAQERLPAPALKKQAAPKRAAVKLRLDDEIDDNAFERY; this comes from the coding sequence ATGCAGTGGCTCAACGATCGCAACATCGGCACCAAGCTTCTTGGCAGCTACATACTCCTGCTTCTGCTCATGGGCGGAGTGGGGTTCATCGGCGTGAGCGACATGGGAGAGATAAACGGCCTGCTGACCGGCGTGGTCAACGACGACCTGCATCCCATCATGGCCATCGACTCGGCGAACATCGACCTGCTGCACTTCGCCCGCAACGCCTACCGCATGGCCGTGAGCGACGACGCGGCCGACATGGCCGCCTTCCGCAAGAAGGCCGATGACAGCGTGGCCGACCTGCACAAGACCCTCGACGAGTATGCCGCCGGGAATCTCTCCGGCAAGGAGAGGGAGCTCCTGGCGAAGTTCAAGCCCGCCTTCGCGGGCTACCAGGACGCCGTGCACAAGGCCATGGACCTGTTCCAGGCCGGCGACAAGCCGGGCGGGATCCAGCTCCTGGTCGGCGACGGCGCGCGGCTCTCCGCCGAGTCCAACGACCTGCTCGGGCAGCTCTCCGAGGAGAACCGCCTGCAGGCCGCGGACACGGCGGCGTCCGCCGAGAAGACCTACCGGCAGTCGCGCCTGGTCATGGTCAGCATCATCGGGGCGGCCGCGGCGCTCGGGCTTCTCATCGGCCTCGTCCTTTCCCGGCTCATCTCGCGCGGGGTCCGGCAGTGCGCGGACTTCGCCCTGTCCCTGTCCCGGGGCGACCTGAGCGGCACGCTCGCCCTCGAGCAGAAGGACGAGATCGGCGTGATGGCCGACTCCATGCGCGCCGTGGCCGCGGCCGAGGCCGACGTGGCCCAGAAGCTCGGCATCCTTTCCGAGGGCGACCTGCGCATCGCGGTCAAGGAGCGCTCGGACAAGGACGCCCTCATGCGCTCCATCGCCGAGATGATCGACAGGCTCACGAACATCGTGAACGACGTGCAGAACGGCGCGGAGAACGTGGCCGCGGGCAGCGAGGAGATGAGCAGCAGCTCGGAGAGCCTGTCGCAGGGCGCGTCCGAGCAGGCCTCGGCCGTGGAGGAGTGCTCCTCCTCCATGGAGGAGATGGCCTCGTCCATCAACCAGAACGCGGAGAACGCGCGCCAGACCGAGGCCATCGCCACCAAGGCCTCCCAGGACGCGCGCGAGTCCGGTGAGGCCGTGACCAGGACCGTGGCGGCCATGAAGGAGATCGCGGGCAGGATCTCGATCATCGAGGAGATCGCGCGCCAGACCGATCTCCTGGCGCTGAACGCCGCCGTGGAGGCCGCGCGCGCGGGCGAGCACGGCAAGGGCTTCGCCGTGGTGGCCGCGGAGGTCAGGAAGCTGGCCGAGCGCAGCCAGGGCGCGGCCGCGGAGATCAACAAGCTCTCCGCCGAGTCCACCGCCGTGGCCGAGCGCGCGGGCAGCCTGCTCGAGAAGCTGGTGCCCGACATCCAGCGCACCGCGGACCTCGTGCAGGAGATCTCGGCCACGAGCCAGGAGCAGAACGTCGGCGCCGAGCAGGTCAACCAGGCCCTGCAGCAGCTCGACCAGGTCATCCAGCAGAACGCTTCGGCCTCCGAGGAGCTGGCCTCCACGGCCGAGGAGCTCTCGAGCCAGGCCGAGGAGCTGCAGTCGTCCATCTCCTTCTTCACCACGGACTCGGCCAGCGCCGCCGCCCCGGCCCCGCGCGCGGCCCTCGCCCGGCGGCATCGCAAGGCCCCGGCCCAGGAAAGGCTTCCGGCTCCCGCCCTGAAGAAGCAGGCGGCCCCGAAGCGGGCGGCGGTGAAGCTGCGCCTGGACGACGAGATCGACGACAACGCCTTCGAGCGGTACTAG
- a CDS encoding chemotaxis protein CheW produces the protein MSEHESETLQRFLTLTLDREHFALDIYSVREILDMTDITRIPQTPEYMRGVVNVRGSAVPVVDLRLKFGMPAAERTLNTRIVILEIARGEKASAVGVIADSVKEVLEIDSARIDPPPRMGTGIKVDFIKGIARHEDRFLIVLDIARVFSTDEVLALDGLSLRRDEAGEGGEDAPGDRASAA, from the coding sequence ATGAGCGAGCACGAGAGCGAGACATTGCAGCGTTTCCTGACGCTGACCCTGGACAGGGAGCACTTCGCCCTGGACATCTATTCGGTGCGCGAGATCCTGGACATGACGGACATCACGCGCATCCCGCAGACTCCGGAGTACATGCGCGGGGTGGTCAACGTGCGCGGCAGCGCCGTGCCCGTGGTGGACCTGCGCCTGAAGTTCGGCATGCCCGCGGCCGAGCGCACGCTGAACACCCGCATCGTGATCCTCGAGATCGCGCGCGGGGAGAAGGCCTCGGCCGTCGGCGTCATCGCCGACTCGGTCAAGGAGGTGCTGGAGATCGACTCCGCCAGGATCGACCCGCCGCCGCGCATGGGCACCGGGATCAAGGTGGACTTCATCAAGGGCATCGCCCGCCACGAGGACCGCTTCCTGATCGTCCTGGACATCGCCCGGGTCTTCAGCACCGACGAGGTGCTGGCCCTGGACGGCCTCTCCCTGCGCCGCGACGAGGCCGGGGAGGGCGGGGAGGACGCCCCTGGCGACAGGGCTTCGGCCGCCTAG
- a CDS encoding STAS domain-containing protein: MRIEFTGDCTVAEAAELKARLLGALAGGEAVEASFAGVARADMSFFELVRAAQADFARRGLPLRLLPDLPPHLCRAAAWTGLAELCPAR; this comes from the coding sequence ATGCGCATCGAGTTTACCGGCGACTGCACCGTGGCCGAGGCCGCGGAGCTGAAGGCACGGCTCCTCGGGGCCCTTGCGGGCGGCGAGGCCGTGGAGGCGAGCTTCGCGGGGGTCGCGCGGGCGGACATGTCCTTCTTCGAGCTCGTGCGCGCGGCGCAGGCCGACTTCGCCCGGCGCGGCCTGCCCCTCCGCCTGCTGCCCGACCTGCCCCCGCATCTTTGCCGCGCGGCCGCGTGGACCGGGCTCGCCGAACTGTGCCCGGCGCGATGA
- a CDS encoding chemotaxis protein CheA: MMQEHDPVDIFREEVRELLADLEETLLELEGDPCDADKVARAFRDLHTIKGSGAMFGFAEIARFTHDLETAFDRVRSNTLPLSAELLGIALEAKDHIQALLGTSQDGAGLTEASDALLARLARLLESPGKDACPPGADLAAEPAGEHGAHREATFWVRYRPTPDSFVTGCDPLGLIEELCGLGESVVVFHPGEPAPLAEHDPERPHGWWDVLLATGQGENAVRDVFLFVDDGGAVRVEHVGDGRPRRDDLDRLAAVAGECRDAACEDGLPELLRRSLREKLERRRAPKAAEAASAGRGDSSIRVDASRLDHLVNMVGEMVIIQSRLSQAVDKALDRAVLAQIAEDLQRLTDAMRDNALGLRMLPIGTVYGNLRRLVRDVSASLGKNVEFVAEGGDTELDKTVIDRLKDPLVHILRNSLDHGIESPAERAAAGKAEQGTVRLWAGHVSGEVVIRVSDDGKGLDQEKIRRKAQAMGLIAPEAELERKELLNLIFEPGFSTAEKVSDLSGRGVGMDVVKRSIEALRGKMEIDSEPGKGVVLTVRLPLTLAIIDGFCVLIGSGSYIVPLTALRGFQERPCGQDHPVVGVIERMGRLLPCVNLRALFGVAEERPDYERIVVAEVGGTEIGLAVDKVVGRQQAVIKSLDEMYRNVAFISGTTINGDGSISLILDVQRLVEFAAARAEGAA; encoded by the coding sequence ATGATGCAGGAACACGATCCGGTCGACATCTTCCGCGAAGAGGTGCGCGAGCTCCTGGCCGACCTCGAGGAGACCCTGCTCGAGCTCGAGGGGGACCCCTGCGACGCCGACAAGGTGGCCCGCGCCTTCCGCGACCTGCACACCATCAAGGGCTCGGGCGCCATGTTCGGCTTCGCCGAGATAGCCCGCTTCACCCACGACCTCGAGACCGCCTTCGACCGCGTGCGCAGCAATACCCTGCCCCTCTCCGCGGAGCTGCTCGGCATCGCGCTCGAGGCCAAGGACCACATCCAGGCCCTGCTCGGCACGAGTCAGGACGGCGCGGGGCTGACCGAGGCCTCGGACGCCCTCCTGGCCCGCCTGGCCCGGCTCCTCGAATCCCCGGGCAAGGACGCCTGCCCCCCCGGGGCGGACCTCGCGGCCGAGCCCGCGGGGGAGCACGGCGCGCACCGGGAGGCCACCTTCTGGGTGCGCTACCGGCCCACGCCCGACTCCTTCGTCACCGGATGCGACCCCCTGGGCCTGATCGAGGAGCTCTGCGGCCTGGGCGAGAGCGTGGTGGTCTTTCATCCCGGCGAGCCCGCTCCGCTCGCGGAGCACGACCCCGAGCGGCCCCACGGCTGGTGGGACGTGCTCCTGGCCACGGGGCAGGGCGAGAACGCCGTGCGCGACGTCTTCCTCTTCGTGGACGACGGCGGGGCCGTGCGCGTGGAGCATGTCGGCGACGGCCGCCCGCGCAGGGACGACCTGGACCGGCTGGCCGCCGTGGCGGGCGAATGCCGGGATGCCGCCTGCGAAGACGGGCTGCCCGAGCTGCTGCGCCGCTCCCTGCGCGAGAAGCTGGAACGGCGCCGCGCGCCCAAGGCCGCGGAGGCCGCTTCTGCCGGGCGCGGCGATTCCAGCATCCGCGTGGATGCGAGCCGCCTGGACCACCTCGTGAACATGGTCGGGGAGATGGTCATCATCCAGTCCCGGCTGAGCCAGGCCGTGGACAAGGCGCTGGACCGCGCCGTCCTGGCCCAGATCGCCGAGGACCTGCAGCGCCTCACCGACGCCATGCGCGACAACGCGCTCGGGCTGCGCATGCTGCCCATCGGCACGGTCTACGGCAACCTGCGACGCCTGGTGCGCGACGTGAGCGCCTCGCTCGGCAAGAACGTGGAGTTCGTGGCCGAGGGCGGGGACACCGAGCTCGACAAGACGGTCATCGACCGCCTGAAGGACCCCCTGGTGCACATCCTGCGCAACAGCCTGGACCACGGCATCGAGTCGCCCGCCGAGCGCGCCGCAGCGGGCAAGGCCGAGCAGGGCACCGTGCGCCTGTGGGCGGGCCACGTGAGCGGCGAGGTGGTCATCCGCGTGAGCGACGACGGCAAGGGGCTCGACCAGGAGAAGATCAGGCGCAAGGCCCAGGCCATGGGGCTCATAGCGCCGGAGGCCGAGCTCGAGCGCAAGGAGCTCCTGAACCTCATCTTCGAGCCGGGCTTCTCCACCGCGGAGAAGGTCTCGGACCTCTCGGGACGCGGCGTGGGCATGGACGTGGTCAAGCGCTCCATCGAGGCCCTGCGCGGCAAGATGGAGATCGACAGCGAGCCCGGCAAGGGCGTCGTCCTGACCGTCCGCCTGCCGCTGACCCTGGCCATCATCGACGGCTTCTGCGTGCTCATCGGCTCGGGCTCCTACATCGTGCCCCTCACGGCGCTGCGCGGCTTCCAGGAGCGCCCCTGCGGCCAGGACCACCCCGTGGTCGGGGTCATCGAGCGCATGGGCAGGCTCCTGCCCTGCGTCAACCTGCGCGCCCTCTTCGGGGTCGCGGAGGAGCGGCCGGACTACGAGCGCATCGTGGTGGCGGAGGTGGGGGGAACGGAGATCGGCCTGGCCGTGGACAAGGTCGTCGGGCGGCAGCAGGCGGTCATCAAGAGCCTGGACGAGATGTATCGGAACGTCGCCTTCATCTCGGGCACCACCATCAACGGCGACGGCAGCATCTCCCTGATCCTGGACGTGCAGCGGCTCGTGGAGTTCGCCGCCGCGCGGGCCGAGGGCGCGGCCTGA
- a CDS encoding chemotaxis protein CheB yields the protein MTNTAPRKPTFYVGIGASAGGLDPLETLFANMPDDTGMAFIVIQHLSPDFKSLMDEILSRHTSMKINRAENGMEVLADEIYLIPPKKEMAISGGRLLLTDKDPDGPSMPVDVFFRSLAADAGNRAVGIVLSGSGSDGSRGIRDIRAQGGLVIVQSSETAHFDGMPGSAVETGEVDAVAAPEDMPAILTRYSLDFGKPAGPLAPPPPEDAYDSVLALLREAFKLDFALYKKATINRRIERRMAMLKLDTLHDYIAVLSGNSDELENLYKDLLIGVTSFFRDYDAFKTLERVISRLLQEQAAPRHEFRIWVPACATGEEAYSLAMIAREALDAAQSPIDLKVFATDVHKESLARAAQALYSKTCLNDLPLHYLEKYFINLPDGGFQVSAEIRRLVIFAEQDLLRDPPFTKLDLISCRNFLIYLQSAAQKKICSLFHFALKPKGVLFLGPSETLGDLADEFDVLDQHWKIFRKKRDVRLPIGPRFPLSTAPVLAGRARQNAAPIGVDQRLLRAYDSILDRYMPTGVLVNERKEIIHAFGQIRNFLFIPVGRVSPDVLSMIEGDARIALASAFQRAVKTQEAVTYHSVKMGTPDQHFPVTLRVEPINDRISGEGYYLVTFVEERPLSPEVQDKSKAFDASTHSRERIEELERETQNLRESLQSTIEELETSNEELQASNEELIASNEELQSTNEELHSVNEELYTVNAEYETKIRELTELNADLDNLMRSTDIGTLFLDDKLRIRKFTPPATKVLNILPQDVGRPFQHISHTLQGLDLLPVLRKVVSSGLPEEIEARQAEGTWYLLRVLPYLDENRKAAGVVVTMLDVTRRRETEEALRESESQLRYLFESMDQGALFQDAAGRVIRANFAATEILGIPLDMLVSRASDSPQWRALREDGSALPPEEQPAMIALSTGREVRDVLMGVHNPRRDACRWIVVSAVPQFREGEDKPFQVYTIFEDVTADREREDSLRRAKEEAQVASAVKNEFLATISHEIRTPLNGVMGMLQMALGTRLDAEQRDYLNTALASSRNLLQILSDILDISKIEAGALRIEKEPFDLQAVLKPVLGAFTNEAARKGLTLTCSVDPALPRHFRGDAGRLRQVLFNLVGNAVKYTQNGGVSLEIYPLPRCPQPGFISLHMSVTDTGVGIPDDKLGSIFEAFTQLEGAYTRTHKGTGLGLAIVKKLVNLMGGSLLVTSEVGQGTEAHITLCLKPASPDEVAAVAKDRIAAAEGELKKRRILVVEDEAVNRKALMHFLARLGQEAVGVENGLKALDVLARQSFDAVFMDIQMPEMDGLETTRRIREDGHGKWNPDIPIVALTAHAMSGDTERFLAAGMTHYISKPVELDELRATLLQLMPDDD from the coding sequence ATGACAAACACCGCGCCTCGGAAACCTACCTTTTACGTCGGCATCGGCGCCTCCGCCGGCGGCCTTGACCCCCTCGAAACCCTTTTCGCGAACATGCCCGACGACACGGGCATGGCCTTCATCGTCATCCAGCACCTCTCCCCGGACTTCAAGAGCCTCATGGACGAGATCCTCTCCCGGCATACGTCCATGAAGATCAACCGGGCCGAGAACGGCATGGAGGTTCTGGCCGACGAGATCTACCTCATTCCGCCCAAGAAGGAGATGGCCATCTCCGGCGGCCGCCTGCTGCTCACGGACAAGGACCCGGACGGCCCGAGCATGCCCGTGGACGTCTTCTTCCGCTCCCTGGCGGCCGACGCGGGCAACCGCGCCGTGGGCATCGTCCTCTCGGGCAGCGGCTCGGACGGCTCGCGCGGCATCCGGGATATCCGGGCCCAGGGCGGCCTGGTCATCGTGCAGAGCAGCGAAACCGCCCATTTCGACGGCATGCCCGGCAGCGCGGTGGAGACCGGCGAGGTGGACGCGGTGGCCGCGCCCGAGGACATGCCGGCCATCCTGACCCGTTACTCGCTGGACTTCGGCAAGCCGGCCGGCCCCCTGGCCCCGCCCCCGCCGGAAGACGCCTACGACTCCGTGCTCGCCCTGCTGCGCGAAGCCTTCAAGCTCGACTTCGCGCTCTACAAGAAGGCCACCATCAACCGCCGCATCGAGCGCCGCATGGCGATGCTCAAGCTGGACACGCTGCACGACTACATCGCCGTGCTCTCCGGCAACAGCGACGAGCTCGAGAACCTGTACAAGGACCTGCTCATCGGCGTGACCTCGTTCTTCCGCGACTACGACGCCTTCAAGACGCTCGAGCGCGTCATCTCCCGCCTGCTCCAGGAGCAGGCCGCACCGCGTCACGAGTTCAGGATATGGGTCCCGGCCTGCGCCACGGGCGAGGAGGCATACTCCCTGGCCATGATCGCGCGCGAGGCCCTCGACGCCGCGCAGTCGCCGATCGATCTCAAGGTCTTCGCCACCGACGTGCACAAGGAATCCCTGGCGCGCGCCGCGCAGGCCCTCTATTCCAAGACCTGTCTCAACGACCTGCCCCTGCACTACCTGGAGAAGTATTTCATCAACCTGCCGGACGGCGGATTCCAGGTCTCGGCCGAGATCAGGCGCCTGGTCATCTTCGCGGAGCAGGACCTGCTGCGCGACCCGCCCTTCACCAAGCTCGACCTCATCAGCTGCCGCAACTTCCTCATCTATCTGCAGTCCGCGGCCCAGAAGAAGATCTGCTCGCTCTTCCACTTCGCCCTGAAGCCCAAGGGCGTGCTCTTCCTCGGGCCGAGCGAGACGCTCGGCGACCTCGCGGACGAGTTCGACGTCCTGGACCAGCATTGGAAGATCTTCCGCAAGAAACGCGACGTGCGCCTGCCCATCGGCCCCCGCTTCCCCCTGTCCACGGCCCCGGTCCTGGCCGGACGGGCGCGCCAAAACGCCGCCCCCATAGGCGTGGACCAGCGCCTGCTGCGCGCCTACGACTCCATCCTGGACCGCTATATGCCCACCGGGGTGCTGGTCAACGAGCGCAAGGAGATCATCCACGCCTTCGGCCAGATCAGGAACTTCCTCTTCATCCCCGTCGGCCGGGTGAGCCCGGACGTCCTCTCCATGATCGAGGGCGACGCGCGCATCGCCCTGGCCTCGGCCTTCCAGCGGGCCGTCAAGACCCAGGAGGCCGTGACCTACCACAGCGTGAAGATGGGCACGCCCGACCAGCACTTCCCGGTGACCCTTCGCGTGGAGCCCATCAACGACAGGATATCCGGCGAGGGGTACTACCTCGTCACCTTCGTCGAGGAGCGCCCCCTGAGTCCGGAGGTGCAGGACAAGAGCAAGGCCTTCGACGCGAGCACGCACTCGCGCGAGCGCATCGAGGAGCTGGAGCGCGAGACCCAGAACCTGCGCGAGAGCCTGCAGTCGACCATCGAGGAGCTGGAGACCTCGAACGAGGAGCTGCAGGCATCCAACGAGGAGCTCATCGCCTCCAACGAGGAGCTGCAGAGCACCAACGAGGAGCTGCACTCGGTCAACGAGGAGCTCTACACGGTCAACGCGGAGTACGAGACCAAGATCCGCGAGCTGACCGAGCTCAACGCGGACCTGGACAACCTCATGCGCAGCACGGACATCGGGACGCTGTTCCTGGACGACAAGCTGCGCATCCGCAAGTTCACGCCCCCGGCCACCAAGGTGCTGAACATCCTGCCCCAGGACGTGGGGCGGCCCTTCCAGCACATCTCCCACACCCTGCAGGGGCTCGATCTCCTGCCCGTGCTGCGCAAGGTCGTCTCCTCCGGCCTGCCCGAGGAGATCGAGGCGCGCCAGGCGGAGGGCACCTGGTACCTGCTGCGCGTGCTGCCCTACCTCGACGAGAACAGGAAGGCGGCGGGCGTGGTCGTGACCATGCTCGACGTCACGCGCCGCCGCGAGACCGAGGAGGCCTTGCGCGAGAGCGAGTCGCAGCTGCGCTACCTGTTCGAATCCATGGACCAGGGCGCCCTGTTCCAGGACGCCGCGGGCCGCGTCATCCGGGCCAACTTCGCGGCCACCGAAATCCTCGGCATTCCCCTGGACATGCTTGTCTCCCGGGCCTCCGACAGCCCGCAGTGGCGGGCCCTGCGCGAGGACGGCTCGGCCCTGCCGCCCGAGGAGCAGCCGGCCATGATCGCGCTCTCCACGGGCCGCGAGGTGCGCGACGTGCTCATGGGCGTGCACAACCCGCGCCGCGACGCCTGCCGCTGGATCGTGGTCAGCGCCGTGCCGCAGTTCAGGGAGGGCGAGGACAAGCCGTTCCAGGTCTACACCATCTTCGAGGACGTGACCGCGGACCGGGAGCGCGAGGACTCGCTTCGCCGGGCCAAGGAGGAGGCGCAGGTCGCGAGCGCGGTCAAGAACGAGTTCCTGGCGACCATCAGCCACGAGATCAGGACGCCGCTGAACGGGGTCATGGGCATGCTCCAGATGGCGCTCGGCACCAGGCTCGACGCGGAGCAGCGCGACTACCTGAACACGGCCCTGGCCTCCAGCCGCAACCTCCTGCAGATCCTCTCGGACATCCTGGACATCTCCAAGATCGAGGCAGGCGCTCTGCGCATCGAGAAGGAGCCGTTCGATCTCCAGGCCGTGCTCAAGCCCGTGCTCGGCGCCTTCACCAACGAGGCCGCGCGCAAGGGGCTCACCCTGACCTGCTCCGTGGACCCGGCCCTGCCGCGCCACTTCAGGGGCGACGCCGGGCGCCTGCGCCAAGTGCTCTTCAACCTGGTGGGCAACGCCGTGAAGTACACGCAAAACGGCGGAGTGAGCCTGGAGATATATCCCCTGCCCCGGTGCCCCCAGCCCGGCTTCATCAGCCTGCACATGAGCGTCACGGACACGGGCGTCGGCATCCCGGACGACAAGCTCGGCTCCATCTTCGAAGCCTTCACCCAGCTCGAGGGGGCCTACACGCGCACGCACAAGGGCACGGGCCTCGGGCTGGCCATCGTCAAGAAGCTCGTCAACCTCATGGGCGGCAGCCTGCTCGTCACCAGCGAGGTGGGACAGGGAACCGAGGCGCACATCACCCTCTGCCTGAAGCCCGCGAGCCCGGATGAGGTCGCGGCCGTCGCGAAGGACCGCATCGCCGCCGCCGAAGGCGAGCTCAAGAAACGGCGCATCCTGGTGGTCGAGGACGAGGCGGTGAACCGCAAGGCGCTCATGCATTTCCTGGCCAGGCTCGGCCAGGAGGCGGTGGGCGTGGAGAACGGCCTGAAGGCCCTGGACGTCCTGGCCCGACAGAGCTTCGACGCCGTGTTCATGGACATCCAGATGCCGGAGATGGACGGCCTGGAGACCACCCGGCGCATCCGCGAGGACGGCCACGGCAAGTGGAACCCGGACATTCCCATCGTGGCCCTCACGGCCCACGCCATGTCCGGGGACACCGAGCGCTTCCTCGCGGCGGGCATGACCCACTACATATCGAAGCCCGTGGAGCTGGACGAGCTGCGCGCCACGCTGCTGCAGCTCATGCCGGACGACGACTAG